The genomic segment GTCCATTTAATTCTTTCACCTTCGCAATGGCTTCTTCAATGGTTTCCCCGGCTACGACGCGCCTTGCCCCAAGTGCTAATCCATATCTTTTCGCCATACGATTCAACCCGCGGCTTTTTGAGAGAAACAAAAAGAAATTCTTTAACAGTTGATCCATCTTCATCCCTCGCTTTTAAAGTTAGTTTTATCTGGTAAACATGCAAATATCACGCCAAAAAAAATCTTGCTTTTTTAAGACTTTTTACACTAAACTGAAAGGTGTCATACATATTTGTTCAAGCAAAGTGTTTAGTTATCCTTATTTTTTATACAGTTGTGTTTAATAGAAGGAGTTGAAAAGATATGATGAAACTTACACCCCTCCTAATTTTTGATGAAAACGCCACCATCCATCAATTGCTCCATTCGTCTTTAGGACCTAAACCTGCTCTTATTTTACGCGACACTAAACCTATGGGGGTAATCCCACAGGAATATTGGCCATTTTTTCGAACCCTTCCTATGGATATACCTTTACGTCAGCTTCCTCATTTAAAACCTGTTTTAATAGACCATCAAACACCCTTTAAAGAAATGATTCCCCTCTTGGGCAAACACTCACCAATTAACACAGCTTTTATTATTCGAAGAGTTCAAGAAGATGATTTTGGCTATCATATCATTCTCTGGGAGGAACTCATCCGGGAATTAAAAGAGAATTGTGAAACGAATCAGCTGCTGATGAACTCATTGCTTTCTACGATGTCGGAAGCTGTAACCATTGTAGATGAGAGCGGGACCGTTTTGGTTTGGAATGAAGTGGCTGAAAAAGTGTATCAAATCAGCAAAGATTCCATCATTGGCAGACCCATTGAAGAGTATTTTCCAACGGGGTCCATCAAGTTGATGGAGGTTTTGAGCCACGGCATCCCTGTTAGAAGAACCTATCACATTCCCAGACCAGACCGGCATGTGATGATCAATGCTTCACCGATCAAAAAAGAAGATAAAATCATTGGGGCCATTTCAACCGAACAAGATATAACCGAACTGGTTCGTCTAAATGAAGAGTTGACTCAAACAACCGCTCATCTTCGCCATTTGCAAAAAGAAATGAATAAAAACCACCCTGCCGATGACCCTTTTTATCCGATTAAAGGACATTCTTTTTCCCTTCGCACAACTGTTGAAAAGGCAAGAAAGGTAGCAGCCACTGACGCTACTGTCTTATTAATGGGGGAAAGCGGGGTAGGAAAAGAATTATTTGCCCAAGCCATTCACCTGGCCAGTCGAAGAAAACAGCATTCCTTTATCGCGATAAACTGTGGTGCCATTCCTTCTGCATTATTTGAAAGTGAGCTGTTTGGTTATCAAGGGGGGGCCTTTACTGGTGCTGAAAAAGGAGGTAAGAAAGGAAAACTGGAACTGGCTGACGGCGGGACATTATTCCTTGATGAAATAGGAGAATTGCCTTTAGAATTACAAGCAAAATTATTGCGCTTCTTGCAGAATCAACAATTTTATCGTGTGGGAGGAACAAAACCGATCCAAGTAAACATCCGCATTTTGGCTGCAACCAACCGCCCGCTGGAGGATATGGTAAAGGAAGGGCTGTTCCGTAAAGATTTATATTATCGCTTAAATGTTTTTCCATTGGAAATTCCTCCACTTAGAAACAGAAAGGAAGATATCCCTGATCTCATCCAGAAATTTCTTTATGAATTGGCTGCCATTTATGATAAACCCGTTCCATTGCTGACCAACCATGTCATTGATCGTCTGGTTCAATACGATTGGCCGGGAAACATCAGACAGCTTCGAAATATGGTGGAAAGAATCATGATTCTGTGTGACGGTGATGTGATTGAGCCCCATCATTTGCCAATGGAAATATTGGAAAATGAATCACATGAACCATTGCAAAAAAAATTCCTGCCGACATTACCGCTAGAAAATACACCGCTAGAGGAAAAAACAGAACAGGAAAGAATCATTGAAGCACTCAAAATAACCTATGGGAATAAGAAAGCAGCCGCAAAACTGTTGGGTATTTCCCGGGGAACTTTGTACAATAAGATGAAGGTTTACGGGTTAAGGTAAATGTTTTTTCCTTAACTTACTACAACCATTGGGGCAACTTTCTTGTTACAATGGATTTAAATGATGAAGGGAGAGGATTTTCTATGTCTATTGCAACAGATATCACTTCATTGGAATTGATTGCAAGGGTACATAGAACCACGATTTCTACTCAATTATTTGAAACCATCGTACATAAACTTGTTTCCCAAGTGAACCATATTGATTGGGCGGCAATTTATTGGCAAGATGATGACCTTAGATATACAGTGACTTCTTCCAATGGAGAAATGTATCCCCCTGAGGATGTTTTATCCAAATTAAAAGTACCTATATTGGGACCTGAGCAATCCCCTACGGGATATCTGGTAGTTACTAGCTTTCAGTTAACCCCCTTTGATGAAACGGACTTATCCACTTTAAATACATTGGCAAGTGAAATTAGTCAAAAAATGTTTTTAAACTAATCAAAGGATAAAGTAACCATTTAGGAAGAAACCCGGGAAAGGCAATTGCCTTTGCGGGTTTCACTTTATTTCTAAGTGATTGATTTTGATACCCATTCAGGAGCTTTCGATGATTAATTTACCATCCCGCACATATGCGACCAAATGATCAATTGGTTTAAAAATTTCTTCTGAACGGCCCTTAATGGTAATCCTTCCATTCTTAAATTGAGTCGATTTGATCATCTCTGCAGCGATTAAATGAACTTCTCCTCCTACATCTCCACCAACCATGGAAGCAATAATATTTTTCCCTGATTGTACCCGTCCTCCTCTACAAACGGCATCCAACTGAAAAAAGTAGATGTTTTCCTTTGAGAGAAGTTGGCTGTTAAAGGTTCCTGCTCCTTTAATTAGAATATTACCATTAGCCTTTATTTGAGACAGGGTGCATTGTGATATTTCTACATCGGCATCTGGCACCTGCATGGATTCTATCCAAGTGATTGCCTCTTTTAACTTCGATACGGTTTCTTTTACTTTCGATTGAGAAGAAGTCCCCATTAACTCATATGGTTTGGTGTAATAAACCAGCTCATGATACACGGTATCAATTTCATCAGGCACCTCCTCCTTGATTTGCTTCATTAGCTCCTCTACTTTTTTAACCATTGATTTTATTCCTGAAAATTTGGTTTCCATTAATGTGATTAACACCCGGCCCAACGAAACATTTTTCCCACTTGAATAGGCAATTTTCAGTACGGTTAAACAGGCCGTTTCCAATGCAATAAACTTCTCCAATAATTGACTGAATTGCTGATATAACTGGTTATAAATGACTCCAAAATATCCTGAATGGATAGAGCTGTCTACAACATTCCCCTTAATTGTAACATTTCCTGTTGCCGTAATGGTGGAAGAAAAAACACTTCCTGAAATAAATACGTCCCCCAAAGCTTCAATGGTCATTCCATCTAATACATCCCCGTAGACAACCACATCTCCGGAAAATACAATATTTCCTGTTTCTATATCCAAATTTCCACTCACGATAAACGTGCGGGTAATATCTACAAACTTTACTCTCCCCGAGCCAGTTACCCTGGGACGCCCTGCCTGTTGAGCAAGCAAAATCCCCTCCTCATTCAGGCTCACGTGGTCCCTGGGTACTACCTTTACTTCCTTTACGGGTCTAGGATGAACAACCTGACCAAATACATCATACCCTGGTTTTCCAGGCACAGCGGTATGTATCTTTCCAATGAGATCTCCCTTTTTAACCGAGGGGATTTTGAGTCGGTTCCTAAAGTCCACTTTGCCCTGAACTTCTTCCAAGGCTTCCTCTACTTTTGTAGATACAAATAGCTCTAAAGAACCGTCTTTCCCTTCAACGGGAGGAACTCCTTCAACAACACAGACAGGCTGATAAGAAGGGTTTCTTATCTCACGATGGATCACACTTAATTTGATGAGTTCCCTTTTTACCTTCAACTTAACCAAATCGGCATATACCTCCGATGTGGTTAATTCCCTCATCTCCTCTTTAACTTCTTTGACACGAAGCGCCAAACAATGGACAGGCTCTGCATCCACTAGTTCTAATTTACATTTTTTCAACGCAAAGACGGTAAGGGTTACACACATGTTATCTTCTGTCACTTTCAACTCATAAAGCGGTGTATCTTCGATTTGCCACTCCAATTGATCAGTGGAAGAAACCATGACTGTTCCTTCGACAGGTTGTCCATTTTTCATGAGAATAATTGGCGGAAGTACTTTAATTTTTGCTGAACGCCCATCATTTACTGGATCCCTTACGATAATTTTCCCGTCTTTTACTTCAACCGTTCCATCATTTTCAGAGAAATAAAACTCATCCAATTCTTCCTCAACTTCAGGAAGCTGAAAAAGAAATTCCTCCTCTTCTGCTAGCCCCTCTTCATGGGCAGATTTCGACATTTCCTTAATTATACGCAGCAAATCTTTGTCTGTTAGCTCATCCGATCTACCCATTTAAATCACCCCTTCTCCAATAAATGACTGCGATTTCTATTAACTGGGGGGGAGAAACTTTTCCCTTTGCCACAGTTCCCTTTTCCGATAATTGAGCAAGAGCCTCCAAAAAACAAAACTGTCCTTAGAGGACAGCGGTCACCAGTTTATCCGATGGCTATATCTATTTTGGCAACTCAGCCATCCTAGCCGTTTATCGACCTTAGATCTGTAGCTTTGCGTCCCCACCTTTCGATGGGTTTGCCCTAAACTCTTTTTTCTTAGTATTAAATTACCACCAACCTTTACATCTGTAAACATTTTTCGACAAATCCTTATATTCACGAACTAAACATGCATGACCCAACAGGTCACAAATGGATATGAAAATGTATTTTCCATATCTAAAATTCCCCACATCCACACTGACTAAAAAAGTGCGGGATATGATTGATTCCCGCACCCTTATCCTTATTTGAAAACAGGTTCCTTAAATTGTGCCAACTTCTCCAAAGACGACTTCTCGACATCCGCATGGAGGCTGTTTCCATGGGAATCCATCGTCACAATCGCAGCAAAGTTTTTCACCCGCAGATGCCACATCGCTTCAGGAACACCAAATTCGAGAAAATCAACGCCATCCACATTGGTGATACACTCGGCATAATATTGGGCCGCTCCACCGATGGCATTTAAGTAAACACCGCCATGTTCTTTTAAGGCAGCCAATGTTTTAGCACCCATACCACCCTTGCCGATAACCGCCCGGATGCCAAACTTCTTCATAACATCTCCTTGATAGGGTTCCTCACGGATACTGGTGGTAGGGCCTGCAGCCTTCACCTGCCACTTGCCGTTTTTATCCTTCAGCATCACAGGTCCGCAGTGATAAATCACTGCTCCATTTAGATCAACAGGGGCATCGTGATCCATTAAATATTTATGAAGGGCATCACGACCCGTATAAATGGGGCCATTAATAATGACCACATCCCCGACACGCAGATTTCTAACCTGCTCTTCTGTTAAAGGAGTCTGAAGCACAACTTCCCTGGTTGCTTTTATAGAATCTAACCCTTCAGGAGTCTCTTCTTTTTGATCCAGATCAATTAAGCCATCTTTATATAGCCATTCCTTAATTTCACCGTTCTCTTTATCCAAGATGACTCCCAAACGACGGAAAGCCCAGCAGTTATAGGCCACGGACACAAAAAAGCTGGCTGGCAAGCGGTTGATTGCTCCAATTTTGCAACCTAACAAGGTGGTGTTTCCGCCAAAACCCATGGTTCCAATGCCTAAATCATTGGCTTTATCCAATATATATTCTTCCAATTGTGCCAATTCCGGAACAGGATTCACATCATCCAGGTGGCGGAGCAATTGCTTCTTGGCATGATGGTAACTGGTGGTTCTATCCCCACCAATCCCAACGCCGATAAAACCTGCTGAGCATCCTTGCCCCTGGGCCTGATAGACTGAATGAAGAATGCACTTGCGTATACCATCGAGATCACGGCCAGCCCGCCCCAATCCCTCAATTTCCATTGGAAGGCTGTATTGAATATTTTTATTTTCACATCCGCCGCCCTTTAATATAAGGCGAACATCAATCTCATCTTTTTCCCATTGTTCGAAA from the Microaerobacter geothermalis genome contains:
- a CDS encoding GAF domain-containing protein; the protein is MSIATDITSLELIARVHRTTISTQLFETIVHKLVSQVNHIDWAAIYWQDDDLRYTVTSSNGEMYPPEDVLSKLKVPILGPEQSPTGYLVVTSFQLTPFDETDLSTLNTLASEISQKMFLN
- a CDS encoding fumarate hydratase — its product is MKSFKESMLKLIIETSTNLPGDVRRAIARGKEKEDKGTRAALSLTTISKNVKMAEDTEAPICQDTGMPTFEIHVPVGVNQIEMKKDIEWAIAEATRLGKLRPNSVDSLTGENSGNNLGPETPVIHFEQWEKDEIDVRLILKGGGCENKNIQYSLPMEIEGLGRAGRDLDGIRKCILHSVYQAQGQGCSAGFIGVGIGGDRTTSYHHAKKQLLRHLDDVNPVPELAQLEEYILDKANDLGIGTMGFGGNTTLLGCKIGAINRLPASFFVSVAYNCWAFRRLGVILDKENGEIKEWLYKDGLIDLDQKEETPEGLDSIKATREVVLQTPLTEEQVRNLRVGDVVIINGPIYTGRDALHKYLMDHDAPVDLNGAVIYHCGPVMLKDKNGKWQVKAAGPTTSIREEPYQGDVMKKFGIRAVIGKGGMGAKTLAALKEHGGVYLNAIGGAAQYYAECITNVDGVDFLEFGVPEAMWHLRVKNFAAIVTMDSHGNSLHADVEKSSLEKLAQFKEPVFK
- a CDS encoding FapA family protein, which translates into the protein MGRSDELTDKDLLRIIKEMSKSAHEEGLAEEEEFLFQLPEVEEELDEFYFSENDGTVEVKDGKIIVRDPVNDGRSAKIKVLPPIILMKNGQPVEGTVMVSSTDQLEWQIEDTPLYELKVTEDNMCVTLTVFALKKCKLELVDAEPVHCLALRVKEVKEEMRELTTSEVYADLVKLKVKRELIKLSVIHREIRNPSYQPVCVVEGVPPVEGKDGSLELFVSTKVEEALEEVQGKVDFRNRLKIPSVKKGDLIGKIHTAVPGKPGYDVFGQVVHPRPVKEVKVVPRDHVSLNEEGILLAQQAGRPRVTGSGRVKFVDITRTFIVSGNLDIETGNIVFSGDVVVYGDVLDGMTIEALGDVFISGSVFSSTITATGNVTIKGNVVDSSIHSGYFGVIYNQLYQQFSQLLEKFIALETACLTVLKIAYSSGKNVSLGRVLITLMETKFSGIKSMVKKVEELMKQIKEEVPDEIDTVYHELVYYTKPYELMGTSSQSKVKETVSKLKEAITWIESMQVPDADVEISQCTLSQIKANGNILIKGAGTFNSQLLSKENIYFFQLDAVCRGGRVQSGKNIIASMVGGDVGGEVHLIAAEMIKSTQFKNGRITIKGRSEEIFKPIDHLVAYVRDGKLIIESS
- a CDS encoding sigma-54 interaction domain-containing protein yields the protein MMKLTPLLIFDENATIHQLLHSSLGPKPALILRDTKPMGVIPQEYWPFFRTLPMDIPLRQLPHLKPVLIDHQTPFKEMIPLLGKHSPINTAFIIRRVQEDDFGYHIILWEELIRELKENCETNQLLMNSLLSTMSEAVTIVDESGTVLVWNEVAEKVYQISKDSIIGRPIEEYFPTGSIKLMEVLSHGIPVRRTYHIPRPDRHVMINASPIKKEDKIIGAISTEQDITELVRLNEELTQTTAHLRHLQKEMNKNHPADDPFYPIKGHSFSLRTTVEKARKVAATDATVLLMGESGVGKELFAQAIHLASRRKQHSFIAINCGAIPSALFESELFGYQGGAFTGAEKGGKKGKLELADGGTLFLDEIGELPLELQAKLLRFLQNQQFYRVGGTKPIQVNIRILAATNRPLEDMVKEGLFRKDLYYRLNVFPLEIPPLRNRKEDIPDLIQKFLYELAAIYDKPVPLLTNHVIDRLVQYDWPGNIRQLRNMVERIMILCDGDVIEPHHLPMEILENESHEPLQKKFLPTLPLENTPLEEKTEQERIIEALKITYGNKKAAAKLLGISRGTLYNKMKVYGLR